Proteins encoded together in one Chryseobacterium sp. G0201 window:
- a CDS encoding M20 family metallo-hydrolase translates to MQELKSVYSKEELLNNAVDLLKKLIEIPSFSKDEYNTSVEIENFFKKNNIPTKRFRNNIWAVNKNFDVFKPSILLNTHHDTVKPNKAYTLDPFLAIEKDGKLFGLGSNDAGASLVSMAQVFLHFYDKEDLKYNLVVALTAEEEISGFDGIEALFPQLPNIELAIVGEPTQMNLAIAEKGLLVIDGEMKGTPSHAAHPNNDNSIVKCMEDLQQILSFKFPKVSDYLGEVKVTLSGIHAGVQHNVVPESCAFTLDVRVTDEYSNEEAFEIIQSQMKSTLTARSFRLNSSKIEMDHTFVKAGLEIGRTTYGSPTSSDQAIIPCTSVKIGPGDSRRSHTADEYIYIDEIKEGIEIYIQILERVL, encoded by the coding sequence ATGCAGGAACTGAAATCTGTTTATAGTAAAGAAGAGTTACTGAATAACGCAGTGGATTTGTTGAAAAAACTGATTGAAATTCCATCATTCAGCAAAGATGAATATAATACGTCTGTGGAGATTGAAAACTTTTTTAAAAAGAACAATATTCCGACAAAACGTTTTAGAAATAACATCTGGGCGGTGAACAAAAATTTTGATGTGTTCAAACCGTCGATTTTGCTGAATACGCATCACGACACCGTAAAACCAAATAAAGCTTACACTTTAGATCCGTTTTTAGCGATTGAAAAGGATGGAAAGCTGTTCGGATTAGGAAGTAATGATGCTGGGGCTTCTCTGGTTTCTATGGCGCAGGTTTTTTTACATTTTTATGATAAAGAAGATTTAAAATATAATTTAGTTGTTGCTTTGACGGCTGAGGAGGAGATTTCAGGTTTTGACGGAATTGAAGCTTTATTTCCCCAACTACCAAATATCGAGCTTGCCATTGTAGGAGAACCAACGCAGATGAATCTGGCAATCGCGGAAAAAGGACTTTTGGTTATTGATGGGGAAATGAAAGGCACTCCTTCTCACGCCGCTCATCCGAATAACGATAATTCAATTGTAAAATGTATGGAAGATTTACAGCAGATTTTAAGCTTTAAATTTCCAAAGGTTTCGGATTATTTGGGTGAAGTTAAAGTTACATTGTCTGGAATTCATGCGGGAGTTCAGCATAACGTAGTTCCGGAATCTTGTGCTTTTACTTTAGATGTTAGGGTTACGGATGAATATTCTAATGAAGAAGCGTTTGAAATCATTCAATCACAGATGAAATCAACCTTAACGGCAAGATCTTTCAGGCTAAATTCTTCAAAAATCGAAATGGATCATACTTTTGTAAAAGCAGGTTTGGAAATTGGGAGGACAACTTACGGTTCACCAACTTCATCTGATCAGGCAATTATTCCGTGTACATCGGTAAAAATCGGTCCCGGTGACAGTAGGCGCTCGCACACTGCGGATGAGTACATATATATAGATGAAATAAAAGAAGGAATTGAGATTTATATCCAGATTCTAGAAAGGGTTTTATAA
- a CDS encoding MFS transporter: MSENHHDTYENMTEKQKNRTIWSVITASSLGTLIEWYDFYIFGSLAVVLATKFFPSDNPTAAFLSTLATFAAGFVVRPFGALFFGRLGDIIGRKYTFLVTLLIMGFSTFLIGCIPSFETIGYLAPVLVLILRLLQGLALGGEYGGAATYVAEYAQPHRRGYWTSWIQTTATAGLFISLIVILITKNTLSAEEFDGWGWRVPFWISILMVGVSYVIRKNMKESPLFAKAKSEGKTSKNPLKESFGNKYNFKFVLLALFGAAMGQGVIWYTGQFYAMSFLQKVMNVESSQVDSLMATALLMGTPFFVFFGWLSDKIGRKAIMMTGMLVAILAYRPIYDSMFKSVNLETKTIAANGITEKRTAKIHKDIASDSLVTFHKEILYTDGTLIKKDSVVHWSPSGVAMKDGKAEEPKVSQTVKLTDNTKWYLVFLVFIQVLFVTMVYGPIAAFLVEMFPVRIRYTSMSLPYHIGNGVFGGLLPAVATYLVTVGKDAGHPTWYLQGLWYPIGVAAVCLIIGMIYLKNKNNNIHD; the protein is encoded by the coding sequence ATGAGCGAAAATCATCATGATACCTACGAAAACATGACCGAAAAGCAGAAAAACCGCACCATTTGGAGCGTGATCACTGCCTCATCCCTCGGTACATTGATAGAATGGTACGACTTCTACATTTTTGGAAGTTTGGCCGTTGTTTTAGCTACGAAATTTTTCCCGTCAGACAATCCAACCGCAGCATTTTTATCTACACTGGCAACTTTTGCTGCCGGATTTGTGGTAAGACCTTTCGGAGCTCTATTCTTCGGAAGATTAGGAGATATTATCGGAAGAAAATATACGTTTTTGGTTACTTTATTAATTATGGGATTTTCAACCTTTCTCATCGGATGTATCCCTAGTTTTGAAACCATTGGATATCTTGCGCCTGTTTTAGTTTTAATTTTAAGATTATTACAAGGTTTGGCTCTAGGCGGAGAATACGGAGGTGCAGCGACTTACGTTGCAGAATATGCCCAACCTCACAGAAGAGGTTATTGGACTTCTTGGATACAAACAACTGCAACAGCAGGACTTTTTATTTCATTAATTGTTATTTTAATTACTAAAAATACCCTTTCTGCAGAAGAATTTGACGGTTGGGGATGGAGAGTTCCTTTCTGGATCTCGATTTTAATGGTGGGCGTTTCTTACGTTATCAGAAAAAACATGAAAGAATCTCCGCTTTTCGCCAAGGCCAAAAGTGAAGGAAAAACTTCAAAAAATCCTTTAAAAGAAAGTTTCGGGAATAAATACAACTTCAAATTTGTCTTACTGGCATTATTCGGAGCTGCAATGGGGCAAGGGGTAATCTGGTACACCGGACAATTTTATGCCATGAGTTTCCTTCAAAAAGTAATGAATGTAGAATCTTCACAGGTCGATTCTCTAATGGCAACCGCCTTATTGATGGGAACCCCCTTCTTCGTATTTTTCGGTTGGCTCTCAGATAAAATCGGAAGAAAAGCTATCATGATGACCGGAATGTTAGTCGCAATTTTAGCTTACAGACCGATTTATGATTCAATGTTTAAAAGTGTAAATCTTGAAACCAAAACCATCGCAGCCAACGGAATTACAGAAAAAAGAACTGCGAAAATTCATAAAGATATTGCTTCGGACAGCCTTGTCACTTTCCATAAAGAAATATTGTATACAGACGGAACTTTAATTAAAAAAGACAGCGTTGTTCATTGGTCGCCAAGCGGTGTTGCGATGAAAGACGGAAAAGCTGAAGAACCAAAAGTATCTCAAACCGTGAAATTAACCGACAATACAAAATGGTATTTAGTGTTTTTGGTATTCATTCAGGTACTATTTGTAACGATGGTTTACGGTCCGATCGCTGCTTTCTTAGTGGAAATGTTCCCGGTGAGAATCCGTTATACATCAATGTCTCTGCCTTATCATATTGGAAATGGAGTGTTTGGAGGACTTCTTCCTGCCGTTGCGACGTATTTAGTAACTGTCGGGAAAGATGCAGGACATCCGACATGGTATCTTCAGGGACTTTGGTATCCGATTGGGGTTGCCGCAGTCTGTCTCATCATCGGAATGATATATCTTAAAAATAAGAACAATAATATTCACGATTAA
- a CDS encoding N-acetylornithine carbamoyltransferase gives MKKFTSVSDIENLQEIIKKALQIKENPLSETEKGKGKTIGLVFLNSSLRTRLSSQIAAQNLGLNVLTLNAAQEAWNLEFADGAVMNGDTVEHIKDAIEVLNQYCDIIAVRCFAGMKSKEDDVNESILSQFEKHAKVPVISLESATRHPLQSLADCITITENWKEERKPKVVLTWAPHIKPIAHAVGNSFAEWMQEMDVELVIANPEGYDLDKNFTKNVKVVHNQDEALKDADFIYVKNWSSFDDYAAMPEVKENWMLTNEKLANTNQAKVMHCLPVRRNVELSDEVMDGKNSIIYQQAKNRIFSAQAVFSEILDEINSK, from the coding sequence ATGAAAAAATTCACCTCTGTAAGCGATATTGAAAACTTACAGGAAATTATAAAAAAAGCTTTACAAATTAAAGAAAATCCTCTTTCGGAAACCGAGAAAGGAAAAGGAAAAACAATAGGACTTGTATTTTTAAATTCAAGTTTGAGAACTCGTTTAAGTAGTCAGATTGCAGCACAAAATTTAGGTTTAAATGTTTTAACTTTAAATGCAGCTCAGGAAGCATGGAATCTGGAATTCGCAGACGGAGCCGTAATGAACGGCGATACGGTAGAGCATATCAAAGATGCCATTGAAGTATTAAATCAATATTGTGACATCATTGCGGTTCGTTGTTTTGCAGGAATGAAAAGCAAGGAAGATGATGTTAACGAAAGCATTTTGAGCCAGTTCGAGAAACATGCGAAAGTTCCGGTAATTTCTCTGGAATCGGCTACTCGTCATCCGTTGCAAAGCTTGGCTGATTGTATCACGATTACCGAAAACTGGAAAGAAGAGCGTAAACCAAAAGTAGTTTTAACTTGGGCGCCTCATATCAAACCGATTGCTCATGCGGTAGGAAATTCCTTCGCAGAATGGATGCAGGAAATGGATGTTGAGCTGGTAATCGCGAATCCAGAAGGCTATGATTTGGATAAAAATTTCACGAAAAATGTAAAAGTGGTTCATAATCAGGATGAGGCGTTAAAAGATGCTGATTTTATTTATGTGAAAAACTGGTCGTCTTTTGACGATTACGCAGCAATGCCTGAAGTGAAAGAAAACTGGATGTTGACGAATGAAAAATTAGCCAACACCAATCAGGCAAAAGTGATGCACTGTCTTCCGGTTCGTCGAAATGTAGAATTGAGTGATGAGGTAATGGATGGTAAAAATTCTATCATTTACCAACAGGCAAAAAACCGGATTTTCTCTGCGCAGGCTGTTTTTTCTGAAATTTTAGATGAAATTAATTCAAAATAA
- a CDS encoding DUF6814 family protein: protein MDTLKKIFGVIWILAALVVGYFGITVMGIPKITSGKQEDLVFGIIILFVLMPIISGGLAIFGYYSLTGEYSDDKV, encoded by the coding sequence ATGGACACACTAAAAAAAATATTTGGCGTTATCTGGATCTTAGCCGCTTTGGTGGTGGGATATTTCGGAATAACGGTCATGGGAATCCCAAAAATCACCTCAGGAAAGCAGGAAGATCTGGTATTCGGAATCATTATTCTGTTTGTTTTGATGCCGATTATCTCCGGCGGATTAGCAATTTTCGGCTACTATTCTTTAACAGGAGAATATTCTGACGATAAAGTCTAA
- a CDS encoding porin — protein sequence MKKILTFIGLALISNSLYSQGSPDYGSGLKLNLNPQGDKYVRFILWDQFWLRNTQMNPGSMVGGEPTDNSWSLGNRRLRVLAYAQISKRYMILAHFGINNQTFINGGGSGTSGTGGYGNGKKPQMFFHDAWNEYAVILPGEAGKFSLSLGAGLHYYMGLSRMTMASTLNFLTVDSPIFTWPLIDNSDQFARQLGMFAKGKYGKLEYRFSLNKPFATDLIPANVTDPTKAVAVDNNGNPNFSKAGYVEYQFLDEESNTLPFKVGSYLGTKKVFNLGAGFYHQKDGTRTSVNSAIEKHDITLVAVDAFADIPLGNAKNKMAVSAYAGYYNYQFGPNYIRNLGIMNIASSDPNFIGDKAIAGAGNLQPTIGTGNIIYAQAGLLLPNQAEKPKVRIQPFAAYTHKSFDALEKSSSQFDVGANWFIDGHHAKITTQYSTRPVYTSPTESPSSKGEFIVQFQIYL from the coding sequence ATGAAGAAAATACTCACATTTATTGGATTAGCTCTAATCAGTAATTCTTTATACTCACAAGGCTCCCCCGATTACGGAAGCGGACTCAAATTAAACCTCAATCCTCAAGGCGACAAATACGTCAGATTTATTCTCTGGGATCAGTTTTGGTTAAGAAATACCCAAATGAACCCTGGAAGTATGGTCGGCGGAGAACCAACAGATAATTCCTGGAGCTTAGGAAACAGACGATTACGTGTTTTAGCATACGCTCAGATTTCCAAAAGATATATGATTCTGGCTCATTTTGGGATTAATAACCAAACATTTATCAACGGAGGCGGTTCAGGAACTTCCGGAACTGGAGGTTATGGGAACGGCAAAAAGCCACAAATGTTTTTTCATGACGCCTGGAACGAATACGCAGTTATTTTACCTGGAGAAGCCGGAAAATTCAGTTTATCTTTAGGTGCGGGACTTCATTATTACATGGGACTTTCCCGTATGACAATGGCTTCTACATTGAATTTCCTTACCGTTGACTCCCCTATTTTCACCTGGCCGTTAATCGACAATTCAGACCAGTTTGCCAGACAATTAGGAATGTTTGCTAAAGGAAAATACGGCAAATTAGAATATCGTTTTAGTTTAAATAAACCTTTTGCAACAGATTTAATTCCTGCAAATGTAACTGATCCCACAAAAGCCGTTGCCGTTGATAATAACGGAAATCCTAATTTTTCAAAAGCAGGTTATGTTGAATATCAATTCCTTGATGAAGAATCAAATACGCTTCCTTTCAAAGTAGGTTCTTATTTGGGAACAAAGAAAGTTTTCAATCTCGGAGCGGGTTTTTATCATCAAAAAGACGGAACAAGAACTTCCGTTAATTCAGCGATAGAAAAACACGACATCACGCTTGTTGCAGTCGATGCTTTCGCAGATATTCCTTTGGGAAATGCTAAAAATAAAATGGCAGTTTCCGCTTATGCAGGCTATTACAACTATCAATTCGGACCAAATTATATCAGAAATTTAGGCATTATGAATATTGCTTCTTCCGATCCCAATTTTATCGGTGATAAAGCCATTGCAGGAGCAGGAAATCTACAACCAACCATCGGAACAGGTAATATTATCTATGCACAGGCTGGTTTACTGTTACCCAATCAGGCAGAAAAACCTAAAGTAAGAATTCAGCCTTTTGCGGCTTACACGCATAAAAGTTTCGATGCTTTAGAAAAATCATCTTCACAATTCGATGTTGGAGCTAACTGGTTTATTGACGGGCATCATGCAAAAATTACCACACAATATTCAACACGACCTGTTTATACGAGCCCGACAGAAAGTCCTTCTTCAAAAGGAGAATTTATTGTGCAATTTCAAATTTATTTATAA
- the argG gene encoding argininosuccinate synthase: protein MSKKVILAFSGGLDTSYCAKYLSETLGYEVYAVTVNTGGFSKEEEKELEKKAFNLGVKEYRCVDAQEDYYNSCVKYLIFGNVLKNNTYPLSVSAERTIQAQEIAKYAIEIGADAIAHGSTGAGNDQVRFDLIFQVMCPNVEIITPIRDMSLSREEEIEFLKSHGYEMEFQKAQYSVNKGLWGTSVGGKETLTSRNYLPEEAFPSQIKETQPSELEIEFKNGEVVAVNGENFEHSVYAIQKIEELASAYGIGRDIHVGDTIVGIKGRVGFEAAAASVIIKAHHLLEKHTLSKYQQMMKSQLSDWYGNWLHEALFLDPVMRNIESFLVDSQKTVSGKVFVTLHPYRFILNGIESKHDLMSDKFGSYGEANRAWTGEDVKGYTKIVSNSLNIYHQINSGF, encoded by the coding sequence ATGAGCAAGAAAGTAATCTTAGCGTTTAGTGGAGGTCTAGATACCTCTTACTGTGCCAAATATTTGAGTGAAACACTTGGATATGAGGTGTATGCAGTAACTGTAAATACCGGAGGTTTTTCTAAAGAAGAGGAAAAAGAATTGGAGAAAAAAGCCTTTAATCTTGGGGTAAAAGAATACAGGTGCGTTGATGCTCAGGAAGATTATTACAATTCTTGCGTAAAATATTTGATCTTTGGAAATGTCTTGAAAAACAATACATATCCATTATCTGTAAGTGCTGAACGTACGATCCAAGCGCAGGAAATTGCAAAATATGCTATTGAAATTGGTGCTGATGCCATTGCTCACGGAAGTACAGGAGCTGGAAATGACCAGGTTCGTTTCGACTTAATTTTTCAGGTAATGTGCCCAAATGTAGAAATTATTACGCCGATTCGTGATATGTCTTTATCTCGTGAAGAAGAAATTGAGTTTTTGAAAAGCCATGGCTACGAAATGGAATTCCAGAAAGCACAATATTCTGTAAATAAAGGACTTTGGGGAACTTCAGTTGGCGGAAAAGAAACGTTGACTTCAAGAAATTATCTTCCGGAAGAAGCTTTTCCATCTCAAATTAAAGAAACTCAGCCTTCAGAACTGGAAATTGAGTTCAAGAATGGTGAAGTTGTAGCGGTAAACGGAGAAAATTTTGAACATTCGGTATATGCGATTCAAAAAATTGAAGAATTGGCTTCTGCGTACGGAATCGGTCGCGATATCCACGTTGGAGATACGATTGTTGGAATTAAAGGAAGAGTCGGTTTCGAAGCGGCGGCGGCATCTGTGATCATCAAAGCACACCATTTATTGGAAAAACATACGCTTTCAAAATATCAGCAGATGATGAAGTCTCAATTGTCTGATTGGTACGGAAACTGGCTTCACGAAGCACTTTTCTTAGATCCTGTAATGAGAAATATCGAGTCTTTTTTAGTCGATTCTCAAAAAACGGTAAGCGGAAAAGTTTTTGTGACCCTTCATCCATACAGATTTATCTTAAACGGAATTGAGTCTAAACATGATCTAATGTCCGATAAATTCGGAAGCTATGGCGAGGCGAACAGAGCATGGACGGGAGAAGATGTGAAAGGCTACACAAAAATCGTAAGCAATTCTTTAAATATATATCATCAGATTAATTCTGGATTTTAA
- a CDS encoding aspartate aminotransferase family protein yields the protein MNLFNVYPLFNINPVKAQGSFLWDDKGEKYLDFYGGHAVISIGHNHPHYQTQLKKQLDKISFYSNSVQNELQTELAEKLGKLSGLEDYNLFLCNSGAEANENALKLASFNNGKSKVLFFSGSFHGRTSAAVSVTDNPKIVAPVNYDERFIKSEWNNIEQLEAIFEKQGSEISSVIIEGIQGVGGIMIPTIEFLTKTKELCEKYNAVLILDEVQSGYGRSGYFFAHQEFGIEADIITTAKGMGNGFPIGGVLIHPKFQASNGLLGTTFGGNHLACVAAIAVLDVMKDENLIENAQEMGVYIENEIKDFPHIKTIRRKGLMIGIELDRDCSEVRNSLLYNHHIFTGNSNDKAVLRILPALNIKKEETDIFINALKEVLEEI from the coding sequence ATGAATTTATTCAACGTATATCCATTATTTAATATAAATCCAGTAAAAGCTCAGGGATCATTTCTTTGGGACGATAAAGGAGAAAAATATCTTGATTTTTACGGAGGTCACGCGGTAATTTCTATCGGGCACAACCATCCGCATTATCAAACTCAATTAAAAAAGCAATTAGATAAAATATCTTTCTATTCAAACTCGGTTCAGAATGAATTGCAAACTGAATTAGCTGAGAAATTAGGAAAACTTTCAGGCTTGGAAGATTACAACTTATTTTTATGTAATTCAGGAGCCGAAGCTAACGAAAATGCTTTGAAATTGGCTTCTTTCAATAATGGAAAAAGTAAAGTGCTGTTTTTTTCAGGTTCATTTCACGGCAGAACTTCTGCGGCAGTTTCTGTAACCGATAATCCTAAAATCGTAGCTCCGGTAAATTATGATGAGAGATTCATTAAATCTGAATGGAATAATATCGAACAGCTTGAAGCAATTTTCGAAAAACAAGGAAGTGAAATTTCATCTGTAATTATAGAAGGAATTCAAGGAGTTGGAGGAATTATGATACCAACGATTGAATTTTTAACTAAAACTAAAGAACTGTGTGAAAAATACAATGCTGTTTTGATTTTGGATGAAGTTCAGTCAGGTTACGGAAGAAGCGGATATTTTTTTGCTCATCAGGAATTTGGAATTGAAGCCGATATCATCACAACAGCCAAAGGAATGGGTAATGGTTTCCCAATCGGTGGTGTTTTAATTCACCCAAAATTTCAGGCAAGCAACGGTTTGCTAGGAACAACTTTTGGCGGAAATCACTTAGCTTGTGTTGCTGCGATTGCTGTATTGGACGTAATGAAAGATGAAAATCTCATCGAAAATGCTCAGGAAATGGGCGTTTATATTGAAAATGAAATTAAAGATTTTCCACATATTAAAACCATCCGAAGGAAAGGATTGATGATTGGGATTGAACTCGACAGGGATTGCTCGGAAGTGAGGAACAGCCTGTTGTACAATCATCATATTTTCACAGGAAATTCCAATGATAAGGCTGTGTTGAGGATTCTTCCGGCGCTTAATATTAAAAAAGAAGAAACCGATATTTTTATTAATGCTTTGAAAGAAGTATTGGAGGAAATTTAA
- the argC gene encoding N-acetyl-gamma-glutamyl-phosphate reductase — MIEINQKEIKTAGIIGANGYTGSELVRLLAFHPNVTLSFLYSRSNSGTKISDLYPDLATVCEMVLTDQPEDVDILFLCLPHKESQNWLTQNAVKDETLVIDLGNDFRLDGNLGNRNFIYGLPEINKKQLLGAKSIANPGCFATAIQLALLPLAQKGLLNEVYTTGITGSTGAGQSLQPTTHFTWRNDNISAYKTLTHQHVDEILQQLVSFNTNEISLNFVPWRGDFTRGIFTSSTVKTDLELSDINQLYQDFYADEPFVKVSEKAIDLKQVVNTNRCVIHIEKSGNVAVIHSAIDNLLKGASGQAVQNMNIAMGWEENLGLNLKPVAF; from the coding sequence ATGATTGAGATTAATCAAAAAGAAATAAAAACAGCAGGAATAATCGGTGCCAACGGCTACACAGGAAGCGAATTAGTTCGTCTGTTGGCTTTTCATCCCAATGTGACTTTGAGTTTTTTATATAGTCGTTCAAATTCGGGGACAAAGATTTCAGATTTGTACCCGGATTTAGCGACGGTTTGTGAAATGGTTTTAACGGATCAGCCTGAAGATGTAGACATTTTGTTTTTATGTCTTCCTCACAAAGAAAGTCAAAATTGGCTGACTCAGAATGCTGTAAAAGATGAAACGTTAGTAATCGATTTAGGAAATGATTTTCGTTTAGATGGTAATTTAGGAAACAGAAATTTTATCTACGGTTTGCCTGAAATCAACAAAAAACAACTTTTAGGAGCAAAAAGTATTGCAAATCCGGGATGTTTTGCGACAGCGATTCAATTGGCTTTGCTTCCATTAGCTCAGAAAGGATTGTTGAATGAGGTTTACACAACGGGAATTACAGGTTCAACAGGTGCCGGTCAATCTTTACAGCCGACGACGCATTTTACCTGGAGAAACGATAATATTTCAGCCTATAAAACTTTGACACATCAGCATGTGGATGAGATTTTACAGCAGTTAGTTTCTTTTAATACGAATGAAATCAGTCTGAATTTTGTTCCATGGAGAGGAGATTTTACGAGAGGAATTTTTACAAGTTCCACGGTGAAAACAGATTTAGAACTTTCAGATATCAATCAATTGTATCAGGATTTTTATGCAGATGAGCCTTTTGTAAAGGTAAGTGAGAAAGCAATTGATTTAAAACAGGTTGTCAATACCAATCGCTGTGTGATTCATATAGAAAAGAGTGGAAATGTTGCGGTTATTCACTCAGCGATTGACAATTTGTTGAAAGGAGCTTCTGGACAGGCCGTTCAAAACATGAACATTGCAATGGGTTGGGAAGAGAATTTAGGATTGAACTTGAAGCCTGTGGCGTTTTAA
- a CDS encoding GNAT family N-acetyltransferase, with protein sequence MEIEISSCEHLMYVSEIQQEMYDSAQRRGTGIAKRSIEYLSKKISDGNAVIATENGEWVGFCYIETWSHGQFVANSGLIVSPNFRNRGVATLIKNRVFQLSRDKYPTAKVFGLTTGLAVMKINSDLGYKPVIYSELTQDEEFWNGCKNCVNYEILMKKERKNCLCTAMLFVPENNKVNGVVSNQPENQYKNEQESNLSV encoded by the coding sequence ATGGAAATAGAAATTTCCTCATGCGAACATTTAATGTATGTGAGTGAAATACAGCAGGAAATGTATGATTCTGCGCAGCGACGAGGGACGGGCATCGCAAAACGTTCCATAGAATATTTAAGTAAAAAGATTTCAGATGGTAATGCTGTAATAGCCACTGAAAACGGCGAATGGGTGGGTTTCTGTTATATAGAGACCTGGTCACATGGTCAGTTTGTGGCCAACTCAGGGTTGATCGTTTCTCCCAATTTTAGGAATAGAGGAGTGGCAACTTTGATAAAGAACAGGGTTTTTCAATTATCAAGAGATAAATATCCGACTGCGAAAGTTTTTGGATTGACAACAGGTCTTGCCGTAATGAAAATTAACAGTGATTTAGGCTACAAACCTGTAATTTATTCTGAATTAACACAAGATGAAGAATTTTGGAACGGTTGTAAAAACTGTGTGAATTATGAAATTTTAATGAAAAAAGAACGTAAAAACTGCCTTTGTACAGCAATGCTTTTCGTTCCTGAAAATAATAAAGTAAATGGTGTTGTAAGTAATCAACCCGAAAATCAATATAAAAATGAGCAAGAAAGTAATCTTAGCGTTTAG
- a CDS encoding terminase gpP N-terminus-related DNA-binding protein has product MESNCPKCNSNKIVKSGIINEKQRFLCKECNYYFTVKKLGKKIDDYYVTKALQLYLEGLSFREIERIIGVSHVTISSWIKKYNITRPPHSEFHPVYKILKQNELIEYIAQEENLKNSGIIITQFADKYMLIKWERFKK; this is encoded by the coding sequence ATGGAAAGTAATTGCCCCAAATGCAACAGCAATAAAATTGTAAAAAGCGGAATCATCAATGAGAAGCAAAGGTTTCTTTGTAAGGAGTGTAATTATTATTTTACAGTTAAAAAATTAGGCAAAAAAATAGACGATTACTATGTAACAAAAGCACTTCAATTGTATCTTGAAGGTTTAAGTTTTCGTGAAATAGAAAGGATTATCGGAGTTTCACATGTAACAATTAGTTCATGGATCAAGAAATATAATATCACAAGACCACCACATTCTGAATTTCATCCTGTATATAAAATTTTAAAGCAAAATGAATTAATTGAATATATTGCTCAAGAAGAAAATCTTAAAAATTCAGGAATTATTATCACTCAGTTTGCAGATAAATATATGTTGATCAAATGGGAACGTTTTAAAAAATAG
- the argB gene encoding acetylglutamate kinase: MQEKLFVVKIGGALIDDEELLNEFLKQFSEIKEKKILVHGGGKLATTLADKLGVEQKMINGRRITDKDTLDIVAMVYAGGINKNIVAKLQHKKCKAIGFSGADANLIKAKKREHAEIDFGFVGDIEKKSVNKKLISKLIKLKLVPVFSAITHDKKGNLFNTNADTIASVIAQALSAKYDVELLYCFDKEGVLEDVENPESVIKNISEGEFSVLKNEGKLHKGILPKLENALGAIKNNVNKVFLIKETELKNHIENHHAGTEICL; the protein is encoded by the coding sequence ATGCAAGAAAAGCTTTTTGTTGTAAAAATCGGCGGTGCTTTAATTGATGATGAGGAATTATTGAACGAATTTCTGAAGCAGTTTTCTGAAATTAAGGAGAAGAAAATTTTAGTTCACGGAGGCGGAAAATTAGCAACAACATTAGCAGATAAATTAGGTGTTGAACAGAAAATGATCAACGGACGAAGAATCACAGATAAAGATACCTTGGATATTGTGGCGATGGTGTATGCAGGAGGAATCAACAAAAATATTGTGGCAAAACTTCAGCATAAAAAATGTAAAGCAATAGGATTTTCGGGAGCTGATGCCAATTTAATTAAAGCAAAAAAAAGAGAACACGCAGAAATAGATTTCGGATTTGTAGGAGATATTGAGAAGAAAAGTGTGAATAAGAAATTGATCTCAAAATTGATTAAACTTAAATTGGTTCCAGTATTTTCAGCGATTACGCACGACAAAAAAGGAAATCTTTTCAATACCAATGCAGACACGATTGCTTCGGTAATTGCTCAGGCTTTGTCTGCAAAATATGATGTAGAATTATTGTATTGTTTTGATAAAGAAGGTGTTTTGGAGGATGTTGAAAATCCTGAATCTGTCATAAAAAATATTTCTGAAGGAGAATTTTCTGTTTTAAAAAATGAAGGAAAACTTCACAAAGGAATTCTACCAAAATTAGAAAACGCTCTTGGAGCCATAAAAAATAATGTAAATAAGGTATTCTTAATTAAAGAAACCGAATTGAAAAACCATATAGAAAACCATCATGCAGGAACTGAAATCTGTTTATAG